In Rhizobium sp. ARZ01, a genomic segment contains:
- a CDS encoding DUF3141 domain-containing protein: MSIPSNGQNKDEVSFQYNPFGPAFDYAVDAAQRSLLFWDVMRQRGNQYRAHVAKTAPHVLSYTPEILIDGRTLERPVNYALVRIVPPEGVKVDQTRRPFVVVDPRAGHGPGIGGFKADSEIGVALRAGHPCYFIGFLPDPAPGQTIEDIARAEAVFLEKVIALHPDADAKPCVVGNCQAGWAVMMLAALRPELFGSIIIAGSPLSYWAGVHGKYPMRYSGGLLGGSWLTALTSDLGQGKFDGAWLVQNFENQNPANTYWTKQYNLYSKIDTEAPRYLGFEEWWGGHVNLNAEEIQFIVDELFIGNNLAAGRIKTSDGFTIDLRDIRSPIVVFCSRGDNITPPQQALDWILDLYDDVDDIRSHGQTIVYTIHEDIGHLGIFVSAGVARKEHGEFAGNIDLIDALPPGLYEAIFEPKTNETAGVNLVDGDWIMRCEARTLDDIRALGGNDAADDRRFAAAARVSEINLALYRTFVQPWVRELLPNGFGEWLSKLHPLRLQYELLSDANPMMAPIADLATQAAEERRPIPSDNPFLALEQTMSRQIVAGLDAWQGWVEAVSEATFLSVYGSPVLQAAAGIDPADETAQRRAGKTGLHRRMLQSRKAELKGRIDEGGLRECLARGLLYVSMARGGADERGFAAIRRLRRVEDGMPQMSLGEFKSLIRDQFLMLLIDEEATLAAIPKLLPADPDLRRKGLAALETIVKARGELPEEATQRWQEITRLFQLNGDPSTKPTKPPEQAKAPHVKVVRR, translated from the coding sequence ATGAGCATTCCTTCTAACGGGCAGAACAAAGACGAAGTCTCGTTTCAATACAATCCATTCGGACCCGCGTTCGACTATGCGGTTGATGCAGCGCAGCGAAGCCTCCTCTTTTGGGACGTCATGCGCCAGCGCGGCAACCAGTACCGCGCCCATGTGGCGAAGACCGCACCGCACGTGCTCAGCTACACGCCGGAAATCCTGATCGACGGCCGGACGCTGGAGCGGCCCGTCAACTACGCGCTTGTCCGCATCGTGCCGCCCGAGGGGGTAAAGGTCGATCAGACCCGCCGGCCGTTCGTGGTCGTCGATCCGCGCGCCGGCCATGGACCGGGCATCGGCGGCTTCAAGGCAGACAGCGAGATCGGCGTCGCCCTTCGCGCCGGCCATCCCTGCTACTTCATCGGGTTCCTGCCGGACCCGGCCCCCGGCCAGACGATCGAGGATATTGCCCGCGCGGAAGCCGTCTTCCTCGAAAAAGTGATCGCGCTCCATCCCGATGCGGACGCCAAGCCATGCGTCGTCGGCAACTGCCAGGCGGGCTGGGCGGTGATGATGCTCGCCGCCCTCCGTCCTGAACTGTTCGGGTCGATCATCATTGCCGGATCACCGCTGTCCTATTGGGCGGGCGTGCACGGCAAGTATCCAATGCGCTACAGCGGCGGCCTGCTCGGCGGAAGCTGGCTGACAGCGCTCACCAGCGATCTCGGTCAGGGCAAGTTCGATGGCGCCTGGCTGGTGCAAAATTTCGAGAACCAGAATCCGGCGAACACCTATTGGACCAAGCAATACAACCTCTATTCGAAGATCGACACAGAGGCGCCGCGCTACTTGGGTTTCGAAGAGTGGTGGGGCGGCCACGTCAATCTCAATGCCGAAGAGATCCAATTCATCGTCGATGAGTTGTTCATCGGCAACAATCTCGCGGCCGGCCGCATCAAGACCTCGGACGGATTCACGATTGATCTGCGCGATATCCGTTCGCCGATCGTCGTCTTCTGCTCCAGAGGCGACAACATCACCCCGCCGCAGCAGGCCCTCGACTGGATCCTCGATCTCTACGATGATGTCGACGACATTCGCTCGCACGGCCAGACGATCGTCTACACCATTCACGAGGACATCGGCCATCTTGGAATCTTCGTCTCCGCAGGCGTCGCACGCAAGGAGCACGGCGAGTTTGCCGGGAACATCGACCTGATCGATGCTTTGCCGCCCGGGCTCTACGAGGCGATCTTCGAACCCAAGACCAACGAGACGGCCGGCGTCAATCTCGTCGACGGCGATTGGATCATGCGCTGCGAGGCGCGCACGCTCGACGACATCCGGGCTCTTGGCGGCAATGACGCGGCCGATGACCGCCGCTTTGCCGCTGCGGCACGGGTTTCAGAGATCAATCTGGCCCTCTACCGAACCTTCGTGCAGCCCTGGGTGCGCGAACTCTTGCCGAACGGATTTGGGGAATGGTTGAGTAAGCTCCATCCTTTGCGGCTCCAGTACGAGCTGCTTTCCGACGCCAATCCCATGATGGCGCCCATCGCCGATCTGGCAACGCAGGCTGCGGAAGAGCGCCGGCCGATCCCCTCCGACAACCCATTTCTCGCTCTCGAACAGACCATGTCCCGGCAGATCGTGGCGGGCCTCGACGCCTGGCAGGGATGGGTCGAGGCAGTCTCGGAAGCGACCTTCCTGTCCGTCTACGGCTCGCCGGTCCTTCAGGCCGCCGCAGGCATCGACCCGGCAGATGAGACCGCACAACGCAGGGCGGGCAAGACGGGCCTCCACCGGAGAATGCTGCAGTCTCGGAAGGCGGAATTGAAGGGTCGTATCGACGAAGGCGGATTGCGAGAATGCCTTGCGCGCGGATTACTCTATGTATCCATGGCGCGCGGGGGAGCCGACGAACGCGGTTTTGCCGCTATCCGTCGCCTGCGCAGGGTCGAAGACGGTATGCCGCAGATGTCCTTGGGTGAATTTAAGTCGCTCATCCGCGACCAGTTCCTCATGCTGCTGATCGATGAAGAGGCCACGCTTGCGGCCATCCCGAAATTGCTTCCGGCCGATCCCGACCTGCGCCGCAAGGGCCTTGCTGCCCTCGAAACGATCGTCAAGGCGCGCGGCGAGCTGCCGGAAGAGGCCACGCAGCGCTGGCAAGAAATCACCCGATTGTTCCAGCTCAATGGCGATCCGTCGACGAAACCGACCAAACCGCCAGAGCAAGCAAAGGCGCCGCATGTCAAGGTCGTCAGACGCTAG
- a CDS encoding TIGR02594 family protein: MRVILAVIVTILATAAQADMLSMATKFNNMHERSISFLGVNARRTSWCGAFLAYVAKRSSRQPPANPNMAVSWKNFGRPVLTRFARPGDVVVMRTGKQRFHVSLFHHFDTKRQYVYLFGGNQSDRVQLSRYKVSSIVAVRR, encoded by the coding sequence ATGAGGGTTATTCTAGCCGTCATTGTCACGATTCTTGCCACGGCCGCCCAGGCTGACATGCTCAGTATGGCCACGAAATTCAATAACATGCATGAGCGTTCTATATCCTTCCTTGGGGTCAATGCCCGAAGGACATCCTGGTGCGGGGCGTTCCTAGCTTACGTCGCCAAGCGGTCTTCCCGTCAACCGCCGGCCAATCCCAACATGGCCGTATCATGGAAAAACTTCGGCAGACCTGTATTGACCCGCTTCGCAAGGCCGGGAGACGTCGTGGTCATGCGGACAGGAAAGCAGAGGTTCCATGTCAGCCTGTTCCATCACTTCGATACCAAGCGCCAATACGTTTACCTGTTTGGAGGTAACCAGTCGGACCGGGTTCAATTGTCGAGGTATAAGGTTAGTTCGATCGTGGCCGTGCGACGCTGA
- a CDS encoding FAD-dependent oxidoreductase: MAEFPNKAKVVIVGLGGIVGASIAHHLIERGWDDIVGIDKSGIPTDIGSTAHASDFCYTTSHDYLSVWTTQYSIDFFEKMGHYARIGGLEVARTGDDVWMEEIKRKLTSAKAFGTRAHYVSPAEIKERFPLIEEDQVMGGMFDPDAGLVIPRSQTVAGKLVDAGEKSGKLKVFGNTPATSLLVENGRIKGVVTHRGTIMADHVVVCAGIWGRLIAEMVGEDLPVMPVDHPLTFFGPYNEFEGTGKEIGFPLLRDQGNSAYMRDTGDPKTTEGGQIEWGYYETKNPRLCHPRDILEKHEARLSPSQRDLDMEQILEPLEKAIELTPILGELGYNEGHSFNGLLQVSAAGGPSCGESQKVRGLWYCVAIWVKDGPGYGKLIADWMTDGRTEIDHNGIDYARFYPHQLEEKFIEGRTYEAAQKIYFPAVHTREPYATGRNIKRSPFYEREKELGGYFMELGGWERAHGYAANEHLLEKYGDKVPVRENEWDSRHFWRVSNAEHLAMSEDCGIVNLSHFHMVDIEGPDHVELLEWLCAAKIGGDGNIGKGIYTHFLDDEGMVRADFTVFRMADRCRLVNGADAGPRDFHYMKRVAQDRGLDVTITDTSEKYITIGIWGPNARENLKKVVADPAGLDQENFAFAAIKQIEIAGKPVTAFRISYVGEQGWELHMKYEDGLAVWDALRATGVMAFGVETYANSRRMEKSLRLQNADLLTQYNLIEADLARPKVKDADFCGKAKHLEYKARAHQPAMLCTLVMTENTDRQGVKRYPLGNLPVMDPETGKVLVDELGRRSYTTSIAFGPTIGKNIALAYLPHAYCQEGRKLNIQYFAETYPVEVVGIGYKPLYDPENLKPRT; the protein is encoded by the coding sequence ATGGCAGAGTTTCCGAACAAGGCGAAGGTCGTAATTGTTGGTCTGGGCGGGATCGTCGGCGCGTCGATCGCCCATCACCTGATTGAACGTGGGTGGGACGATATCGTCGGCATCGACAAGTCCGGCATCCCGACCGATATCGGCTCGACCGCGCATGCCTCCGACTTCTGCTACACGACGAGCCACGACTATCTCTCGGTCTGGACCACGCAGTACTCGATCGATTTCTTCGAGAAGATGGGCCACTACGCCCGCATCGGCGGCTTGGAAGTGGCCCGCACCGGCGACGATGTCTGGATGGAAGAAATCAAGCGCAAGCTGACGTCCGCGAAGGCTTTCGGCACGCGCGCCCACTACGTGTCGCCAGCGGAAATCAAGGAACGGTTCCCGCTGATCGAGGAAGATCAGGTGATGGGCGGGATGTTCGATCCCGACGCCGGCCTTGTCATTCCACGCTCGCAGACGGTTGCCGGCAAGCTCGTCGATGCGGGTGAAAAGTCCGGCAAGCTGAAGGTGTTCGGCAACACGCCGGCGACCTCGCTCCTCGTCGAGAACGGCCGCATCAAGGGCGTCGTCACCCATCGCGGTACGATCATGGCCGACCATGTAGTCGTCTGCGCCGGTATCTGGGGCCGCCTGATCGCCGAAATGGTCGGCGAAGACCTGCCGGTCATGCCCGTCGACCACCCGCTGACCTTCTTCGGCCCGTACAACGAATTCGAAGGCACCGGCAAGGAAATCGGCTTCCCGCTTCTGCGCGACCAGGGCAACTCCGCCTACATGCGCGACACGGGCGATCCGAAGACCACCGAAGGCGGCCAGATCGAGTGGGGCTACTACGAGACCAAAAATCCGCGCCTCTGCCACCCGCGCGACATCCTCGAAAAGCACGAGGCGCGCCTTTCGCCCTCGCAGCGCGACCTCGACATGGAACAGATCCTCGAGCCGCTGGAAAAGGCCATCGAACTCACGCCGATCCTCGGCGAACTCGGCTACAACGAAGGCCACTCCTTCAACGGCCTGCTTCAGGTATCGGCTGCCGGCGGCCCGTCCTGCGGCGAGAGCCAGAAGGTGCGCGGCCTCTGGTACTGCGTCGCGATCTGGGTCAAGGACGGCCCGGGCTACGGCAAGCTGATCGCCGACTGGATGACGGACGGCCGCACCGAGATCGACCACAACGGGATCGATTACGCGCGCTTCTACCCGCACCAGCTGGAAGAGAAGTTCATCGAGGGTCGCACTTACGAGGCCGCCCAGAAGATTTACTTCCCGGCGGTTCACACCCGCGAGCCCTACGCCACCGGCCGCAATATCAAGCGCTCACCCTTCTACGAGCGTGAGAAGGAACTCGGCGGCTACTTCATGGAACTCGGTGGCTGGGAGCGCGCGCACGGCTATGCCGCCAACGAGCACCTGCTCGAAAAGTACGGCGACAAGGTTCCGGTGCGCGAGAACGAGTGGGACAGCCGCCACTTCTGGCGCGTCTCCAACGCCGAGCATCTGGCGATGAGCGAGGATTGCGGCATCGTCAACCTCTCGCACTTCCACATGGTGGACATCGAGGGACCGGATCATGTCGAACTGCTCGAATGGCTTTGCGCGGCCAAGATCGGCGGCGATGGCAACATCGGCAAGGGCATCTATACCCACTTCCTCGATGATGAGGGCATGGTGCGCGCCGACTTCACCGTCTTCCGCATGGCCGACCGCTGCCGCCTCGTGAACGGTGCCGATGCCGGCCCGCGCGACTTCCATTACATGAAGCGCGTCGCGCAGGATCGCGGCCTTGACGTCACGATCACCGATACTTCGGAAAAGTACATCACCATCGGCATATGGGGTCCGAATGCCCGCGAGAACCTGAAGAAGGTAGTGGCGGACCCCGCCGGGCTCGACCAGGAAAACTTCGCCTTCGCCGCGATCAAGCAGATCGAGATCGCGGGCAAGCCGGTCACCGCCTTCCGCATTTCCTATGTTGGCGAGCAGGGCTGGGAACTGCACATGAAGTACGAGGACGGCCTTGCCGTCTGGGATGCGTTGCGCGCCACCGGCGTCATGGCCTTCGGCGTCGAGACCTATGCGAACTCGCGCCGCATGGAGAAGAGCCTGCGCCTGCAGAACGCCGACCTTCTCACTCAATATAACCTCATTGAGGCAGATCTTGCCCGTCCGAAGGTCAAGGACGCCGACTTCTGCGGCAAGGCGAAGCATCTGGAGTACAAGGCGCGAGCCCACCAGCCGGCCATGCTTTGCACGCTCGTGATGACGGAGAACACCGACAGACAAGGCGTGAAGCGCTATCCGCTCGGCAACCTGCCGGTCATGGATCCGGAAACCGGCAAGGTGTTGGTCGACGAACTGGGCCGCCGCTCCTACACGACTTCCATCGCCTTCGGCCCGACGATCGGCAAGAACATCGCCCTCGCCTATCTGCCGCATGCCTACTGCCAGGAAGGTCGCAAGCTGAACATCCAGTACTTTGCCGAGACCTACCCGGTCGAGGTGGTCGGCATCGGTTACAAGCCGCTCTACGACCCGGAGAACCTGAAGCCGCGGACCTGA
- the mnhG gene encoding monovalent cation/H(+) antiporter subunit G, translated as MSQAADLPLWAAIVVSAFLVLGAALALIGTIGFSRLPTFYERLHAPTLGTSWGTGGVVMASMIYFTVVGGRPVFHEILIGIFVTVTTPVTLMLLAQAALHRDRAEGDPNVPPSISAAPSDEGADVSSK; from the coding sequence GTGAGCCAGGCCGCGGACCTGCCGCTTTGGGCAGCCATCGTTGTTTCCGCCTTCCTTGTCCTCGGTGCAGCGCTGGCGCTGATCGGCACGATCGGTTTTTCACGCCTGCCGACCTTCTATGAACGGCTGCACGCACCTACGCTCGGCACGAGTTGGGGAACCGGAGGCGTCGTCATGGCCTCGATGATTTACTTCACTGTCGTCGGCGGCCGGCCTGTCTTTCACGAGATCCTGATTGGCATTTTCGTGACGGTTACAACGCCAGTCACCCTCATGCTGCTGGCCCAGGCAGCGCTTCATCGCGACCGGGCGGAAGGCGATCCAAACGTTCCCCCCTCAATCAGCGCCGCCCCGTCTGACGAAGGCGCCGACGTCAGTAGCAAGTAA
- a CDS encoding K+/H+ antiporter subunit F — MSAAILYWALTAAHVMLAIAMALCVRRMIRGPRAQDRVLALDALYVVSMLLLLTFGIGSGRTIYFEAALIIGVLGFVATVALAKFLMRGEVIE; from the coding sequence ATGAGCGCAGCCATTCTCTACTGGGCGCTGACTGCGGCACACGTGATGCTAGCGATCGCGATGGCGCTTTGCGTGCGGCGAATGATCCGGGGACCTCGGGCACAAGACCGCGTCCTCGCTCTCGATGCGCTTTACGTCGTTTCGATGTTGCTGCTTCTGACCTTCGGGATCGGCAGCGGCAGGACGATCTACTTCGAGGCGGCACTCATCATCGGGGTTCTCGGATTCGTCGCAACCGTAGCGCTGGCCAAATTTCTCATGCGCGGCGAGGTGATCGAGTGA
- a CDS encoding Na+/H+ antiporter subunit E, whose protein sequence is MFPYPLLALSLLLMWMTLNSFSIGHLILGSIIAVFASWSLAALRPHKPRIRRWHLIPQLVGIVLYDIIRSNIAVVWIILAGRPDNHRSAFMTVHLDLKDPTALAILSVIVTSTPGTAWIEYNSANGTLLMHILDLVDEADWTDLVKNRYERLLMEIFE, encoded by the coding sequence GTGTTCCCCTACCCGCTTCTGGCGCTCTCGCTCCTGTTGATGTGGATGACGCTGAACAGCTTCTCGATCGGCCATCTGATCCTCGGCAGCATCATCGCTGTGTTCGCGTCCTGGTCGTTGGCGGCATTGCGTCCGCACAAACCGCGCATCCGCCGCTGGCATCTCATTCCGCAACTCGTCGGCATCGTCCTCTACGATATCATCCGCTCAAATATCGCGGTCGTCTGGATTATTCTCGCAGGCCGGCCCGACAATCACCGCTCGGCTTTCATGACGGTCCATCTCGATCTGAAGGATCCGACGGCGCTGGCCATTCTTTCGGTGATCGTGACGAGTACCCCGGGGACGGCCTGGATCGAATACAATTCGGCCAATGGAACCCTGCTGATGCATATTCTCGACCTCGTCGACGAGGCCGATTGGACCGATCTCGTGAAGAACCGCTATGAAAGGCTGCTGATGGAGATCTTCGAATGA
- a CDS encoding monovalent cation/H+ antiporter subunit D codes for MNLGQHLIIAPILIPLVTGALLLLIDERQRLPKAMIGLASTIALFAVAIALFRFAGSIDGAETAQQGVYLLGNWPAPFGIVLVVDRLSALMLVLTAALAIPALVFALARWHQSGAHFHSLYQFLLMGLNGAFLTGDLFNLFVFFEVMLAASYGLLLHGSGLLRVKAGLHYIAINLAAALLFLIGVSLIYGVTGTLNMADLAIRVATVEPQKRMLLEAGAGILGVAFLIKAGMWPLNFWLPPAYTAACAPVAGIFAIMSKVGIYVVLRLSLLVFGEGTSPSAGFGLQVLLIGGMATITFGAIGVLASQALGRLAGFSVLVSSGTLLMAIGLSSGGITTGALFYLVSSTLTISAFFMLVELVERVQDAGANVLAVTMEVYGDAEEEEEEEGDGGVALPGTMAILGICFAACGILLSGLPPLSGFIAKFAMLSAMLNPAGGDSGALVPGIMWFVVLLIILSGLSALIAMTRSGIRTFWASMEGTKPRVLVIEVAPILLLLLATLFLTTQAGPVMRYMDETTRALTAPQQYIDAVINARRAGSAEVQP; via the coding sequence ATGAACCTTGGGCAGCATCTCATCATCGCTCCGATCCTGATCCCGCTCGTCACGGGCGCATTGCTGCTGCTGATTGACGAGCGGCAGCGCTTGCCGAAAGCAATGATCGGGTTGGCTTCCACGATCGCGCTCTTTGCCGTGGCGATCGCGCTCTTCCGCTTTGCCGGCAGCATCGATGGAGCGGAGACTGCACAGCAAGGCGTCTACCTTCTCGGCAACTGGCCGGCTCCCTTTGGCATTGTGCTCGTCGTCGACCGGCTGTCGGCACTCATGCTGGTATTGACGGCAGCGCTTGCAATTCCTGCACTGGTCTTTGCGCTTGCGCGGTGGCACCAGTCGGGCGCGCATTTCCACAGCCTCTACCAGTTCCTGCTAATGGGGCTCAACGGGGCGTTTTTGACGGGTGACCTCTTCAACCTCTTCGTCTTCTTCGAGGTGATGCTGGCGGCGTCCTACGGTCTGCTGCTGCATGGTTCCGGACTGCTGCGCGTGAAGGCCGGTCTGCACTACATCGCCATTAACCTAGCGGCCGCCCTGCTCTTCCTGATTGGCGTCAGCTTGATCTACGGCGTGACCGGGACGCTGAACATGGCCGATCTCGCCATCAGGGTCGCGACCGTCGAACCGCAAAAGCGCATGCTTCTGGAGGCGGGGGCAGGCATTCTCGGTGTCGCCTTTTTGATCAAGGCGGGCATGTGGCCGCTGAATTTCTGGTTGCCGCCGGCCTATACAGCGGCTTGCGCTCCCGTTGCCGGCATCTTCGCGATCATGAGCAAGGTCGGCATTTATGTCGTCCTGCGCCTGTCCCTGCTTGTCTTCGGCGAGGGGACCTCCCCGTCCGCCGGCTTCGGCCTGCAGGTGCTCCTGATCGGCGGCATGGCGACCATCACCTTCGGCGCCATCGGCGTGCTCGCCTCCCAGGCACTCGGCCGCCTGGCCGGCTTTTCCGTGCTCGTCTCCTCCGGCACGTTGCTGATGGCCATAGGGCTCAGCAGCGGCGGCATTACGACCGGCGCGCTGTTCTACCTCGTCAGTTCGACGTTGACGATCAGTGCCTTCTTCATGCTGGTCGAACTGGTGGAGCGCGTTCAGGACGCAGGCGCCAACGTTCTCGCCGTGACGATGGAAGTCTACGGTGACGCGGAAGAAGAGGAAGAAGAGGAAGGCGACGGCGGTGTGGCGTTGCCCGGCACCATGGCCATCCTTGGAATTTGCTTTGCCGCCTGCGGAATACTGCTCTCCGGCCTGCCGCCACTTTCCGGCTTCATCGCCAAATTCGCGATGCTGTCGGCCATGCTCAATCCGGCCGGCGGCGATAGTGGCGCCCTGGTGCCGGGGATCATGTGGTTCGTGGTACTCCTGATCATCCTTTCGGGTCTTTCGGCGCTGATCGCGATGACCCGATCCGGCATCCGCACCTTCTGGGCGTCGATGGAAGGTACCAAGCCGCGCGTGCTCGTCATCGAAGTGGCACCCATTCTTCTGCTTCTACTCGCGACCCTGTTTCTCACCACGCAGGCGGGTCCGGTGATGCGCTACATGGATGAGACCACCCGCGCGCTGACTGCGCCGCAGCAATATATCGACGCCGTCATCAACGCCCGCCGGGCGGGAAGCGCGGAGGTGCAGCCGTGA
- a CDS encoding Na+/H+ antiporter subunit C yields the protein MELVLSIGIGVMTGSGVWLILRPRTYQVIIGLSLLSYAVNLFIFGVGGLEVNAPAILQDGLDISAYTDPVPQALVLTAIVIGFATTALFLVVLLASRGLTGTDHVDGREQSQ from the coding sequence ATGGAACTCGTTCTCTCGATCGGTATCGGCGTCATGACGGGATCCGGCGTCTGGCTCATCCTGCGGCCACGCACCTATCAGGTCATCATCGGGCTTTCCCTGCTTTCCTATGCCGTCAACCTCTTCATCTTCGGCGTCGGCGGTCTGGAGGTGAATGCGCCTGCCATACTCCAGGACGGGCTTGATATTTCTGCCTATACCGACCCGGTGCCACAAGCGCTGGTGCTGACTGCGATCGTGATCGGCTTTGCCACAACCGCGCTCTTTCTCGTGGTGTTGCTGGCTTCGCGCGGGCTTACCGGCACCGATCATGTCGATGGACGGGAACAGTCCCAATGA